The genomic DNA GGCTTCCCCGTTGATCGGAATTGAACGGGAACGGACGTTGCTTGAAGGATTCCGCGATAAAGCCCAGTTGTTGATGGATACGAGTGACATCAAACCGCTCGCCTTAAAGGAACGAATCTTAAAAGAATTTACGGAAGGGGAACGGATTCCGTTCACCGTCAACGTGATGTCGTTCGGGTTCAAGCACGGTCTGCCGCTCGATGCCGATCTTGTGTTTGACTTACGTTTCCTGCCGAACCCGTTTTACATTCCGGAACTCCGACCAAAGACAGGTCTCGATCTCGAAGTCTCGTCGTATGTCATGCAATGGCCGGAAGCGAAGCTGTTTTATAAAAAGCTCGTCGACATGCTCGAATTCCTGATTCCCCAGTATGAACGGGAAGGGAAATCGCAGCTCGTCGTGGCGCTCGGCTGTACGGGGGGCAAACACCGCTCGATTACGTTTGCGGAAGCGATCAGTAAAGAATTCAAGAATCAATACCATGTCGTGACGAACCATCGGGATTATGTCCATGCGAAGGAGGAAAAATAATGAAATGGGAACGGAAAGTCGTCGCCATCGGCGGAGGAACGGGCCTATCGACTCTTTTGCGCGGACTAAAACACTATCCGCTTGATATCACGGCCATCGTCACCGTCGCGGATGACGGCGGAAGTTCGGGCCGCTTGCGGACGGAATTCAACATGCTGCCGCCGGGCGATATCCGAAACGTCATCGTCTCCCTGTCGAAGTCCGAGACGTTGATGGACCGGATCATGCAATACCGCTTTGAGACGGGGGAAGGTCTGCACGGACACTCGCTCGGTAACTTAATGCTGACGGCTGCGACGCAGCTCTGTAACGGGTCATTCGTCGAAGCGATCGGTGTCATGGGACAACTCTTGAATGCCGAAGGGAAAGTCTATCCGGCGACGGAGCGGACGATTACGTTATGTGCCGAGTTTGAAGATGGAACGATCGTCAAAGGGGAATCCTTGATTCCGAAAGTCGGCAAAGTCATCGAACGGATTTTCCTCGAGGAAGAGGATGTCCGTCCTGTTCCGGAAGCGATTCAGGCGATTCTCGATGCCGACGTCATCGTCCTTGGTCCCGGCAGTCTCTACACGAGCGTCATTCCGAACGTCCTGATCGAGGAAATCCGCGATGCGATCAAACAATCGCTTGCGCCGGTCGTCTATATTTGTAACGTCATGACACAACCGGGTGAGACGACAGCCTTTACGGCAAATGATCACTTGAATGTCCTGGAACGATTCCTCGGTGAAGGGGTGATTGATACGATCATCGTCAACAACGAATCGATTGATGTCAGTTATCTGCGGAAGTACCAGAAGGATCATGCCGATATGGTGACCTATGATGAATCGAGTTTTGAAGAAGCAGGAATTGAAGTACTCGCGGACGATATCGTGGATTATAACCATCACTTCATCCGTCATGACTCAGATGCTGTCGCAAGCCTCGTCATGCGGAAAGTTCTATCCATCCGACGTGTACGTCAATTCGAAGGGAAGGAGGAACTGACGTGAGTTTTGCATCAGAAGTCAAAAAAGAATTAACGCAAATCGCGATCACTGATCATGAAATGAAGGCGGAACTCGCCGCCTTGGCCCGGATGAACGGCGCGATCTCATTTGGGCTTGGACGTGGACTGACACTGGATATCTCGACGGAAAATGCATCGATTGCCCGCCGTATTTATTCCTTGCTCAAACGGGCCTATGCCGTCCATTTGGATTTACTTGTCCGGAAAAAGATGCGTCTGAAAAAAAATAACGTCTATATCGTCCGCGTCAAACAACAGGCGGATAAGATTCTACAGGATCTTGGGATTCTGGGAGAAGGATTTACGATGATCCGCTCGATCAGCGATTCGATTCTCAACGACGAACGGCGTGCACGGGCCTATCTGCGCGGTGCCTTTTTAGCCGGAGGATCGTTAAACAATCCGGCGACGTCCTCGTATCACCTGGAAATTTTCAGTCTGTACGAAGAACATAATGCCGCCTTGCGCAGCCTGACAAATCAATTTGATTTGAATGCGAAAGCAATCGAGCGAAAAAAAGGACATATTCTCTACATCAAGGAAAGTGAGAAGATTTCTGATTTTCTTAAGCTCGTCGGAGCGACGTATTCGATGTTACGCTTTGAAGATGTCCGGATCTTAAAAGACATGCGGAATTCGGTCAACCGGCTCGTCAACTGTGAGACGGCGAACCTGAATAAAACCGTCGGGGCGGCGTTACGCCAGGTCGAGAACATCAAGTTTCTCGAACGGACGGTCGGACTCGATGTCTTGCCGGACAAATTAAAAGAAATCGCCATTTTGCGGGTGACACACCAAGATGTGACCTTGCAGGAGCTCGGCGAGATGGTCGAGAGTGGTTCCATCTCGAAATCCGGGATCAATCATCGATTGCGCAAGATTGATCAAATTGCGGATAAAATGCGAAACGGGGAGTCGATGACCGGGTCTCTTTAGGGAGTAACTTGCGAGATGAACCATAGTCTACTATAATATATAGTCGATGCAACTAAATGTTCGAATTAAGGAGTTTTTGAAATGGCTAATGAGAAAAAACGTATTTCGCTGACAGTTGATGCGAAGTTTGATGAAGTGCTTACGAAAAAAGCGAAAACGATCGGTGTGCCAAAAAGTACGCTCGTCGCATTTGCGACATCGTTGTTCCTGAAGCAATTACAGGCAGAAGAAGAGCTTTCACCGCATGCGAACGGGATTTACACATTGATTCGCGAAAACCACGATATCGTTTCTGATATCACAGATTTGATCGACTAATAAATAAGGACCTCTGTCCGCGTCTGTTCTGAGAAGAGCGACGCAAGGGACGGAGGTCTTTTTGATGGTCAGAAAAAAACCGTCCTCGCAATCAGCGAAGACGGTCCAATGAAAATTATGCACGTTCCATGACGCGGTCGATTAAACCGTAGTCAGCTGCTGTTTGAGCAGACATGAAGTTATCACGCTCTGTATCACGCTCAATGACTTCAAGTGGTTGTCCTGTGTTTTCAGCCATGATTTTGTTTAAGTGTTCACGCATTTTGATGATACGTTCCGCATGGATTTTGATGTCCGATGCTTGACCTTGTGTACCACCGAGTGGTTGGTGAATCATGATTTCAGCGTTAGGAAGGGCAAAACGTTTTCCTTTCGCGCCGGCTTGAAGCAAGAATGCACCCATGGAAGCCGCCATTCCGATACAAATCGTTGAAACTTGTGGTTTGATGAAGTTCATCGTATCGTATATCGCCATACCTGCTGTGATTGAGCCACCTGGACTGTTGATGTAAAGCGAGATTTCTTTATCTGGATCTTCTGCTGCTAGGAAGAGTAACTGGGCAACGACTGAGTTGGCGACGTTGTCGTCAATCGCGCTCCCGAGAAGGATGATACGGTCCTTGAGCAAACGTGAATAGATATCGTAAGCACGTTCCCCGCGGTTGGTTTGTTCGATGACTGTTGGAATTAACATAGTCTTTGCCTCCTTATGATTGGTATGTAGCACATATTCGACTTGTCCTTATCATAATCCTTTGGTCAATATTGGTCAAAAGATACGCTGTAGGTTTTATATATTTTTCCTGAAACCGGGGCTGCTAAACATATCAATTTGAACTACCTCCACCTACGCTTTGCTTAGAGGTGGAGGATTCCTGAGTGATCCGACCTGACGGTCGAAACCTGATCAGGCTAACCCCGTCGTCCCGACGGTTGAAGAAGCTAAGATGCGTTCTGCTTCTTGTTTGAGATTCAGTCCTGCATTCACATCTCGGTCGTGGTGGATGCCACAAATCGGGCATGTCCATTTACGTAAGCCAAGATGTTTCACGTCTTTGTGTTGATGTCCGCAACTGGAGCACAGTTGGCTGGAAGCAAAGGTCTTGCCGACTTTCACGACGGTTTTCCCGTACCAGTCCGCCTTATATTCGAGCATGCGGAAGAACGCTGACCAACTGACGTCCGAGATAGACTTGTTTAACTTGCGGTTCTTCTGCATGTTCTTCACCTGCAAGGTTTCGATGCCAATGACGTCGTGGTTTTTGACGATCTCGGTGGATACCTTGTGCAAGAAGTCGGTTCGCTTGTTGGCAATCTTTTCGTGGATGCGGGCGACCTTTCGCTTCTGCTTCTGGTAGTTCTTCGACTCGGAAAGTTGTACTTTCTTGTCCAAAGCGATGTGCTGACGACGAGAGAGCTTGCGTTGCTCACGCGCCAGCTTTTTCTCGAGCGAACGGAAGTAGCGGTCGTTTTGGTACACCGTG from Exiguobacterium sibiricum 7-3 includes the following:
- the whiA gene encoding DNA-binding protein WhiA, whose protein sequence is MSFASEVKKELTQIAITDHEMKAELAALARMNGAISFGLGRGLTLDISTENASIARRIYSLLKRAYAVHLDLLVRKKMRLKKNNVYIVRVKQQADKILQDLGILGEGFTMIRSISDSILNDERRARAYLRGAFLAGGSLNNPATSSYHLEIFSLYEEHNAALRSLTNQFDLNAKAIERKKGHILYIKESEKISDFLKLVGATYSMLRFEDVRILKDMRNSVNRLVNCETANLNKTVGAALRQVENIKFLERTVGLDVLPDKLKEIAILRVTHQDVTLQELGEMVESGSISKSGINHRLRKIDQIADKMRNGESMTGSL
- the rapZ gene encoding RNase adapter RapZ, with amino-acid sequence MEQNQPQLVIITGMSGAGKTVAMNSFEDLGYFCVDNLPPTLLPQLIEVIGQVRPKIAVAIDTRARDFIDSFFVVYEDLKKTNLQIRMLYLDARNDVLVRRYKESRRSHPLAPTASPLIGIERERTLLEGFRDKAQLLMDTSDIKPLALKERILKEFTEGERIPFTVNVMSFGFKHGLPLDADLVFDLRFLPNPFYIPELRPKTGLDLEVSSYVMQWPEAKLFYKKLVDMLEFLIPQYEREGKSQLVVALGCTGGKHRSITFAEAISKEFKNQYHVVTNHRDYVHAKEEK
- the clpP gene encoding ATP-dependent Clp endopeptidase proteolytic subunit ClpP, which codes for MLHTNHKEAKTMLIPTVIEQTNRGERAYDIYSRLLKDRIILLGSAIDDNVANSVVAQLLFLAAEDPDKEISLYINSPGGSITAGMAIYDTMNFIKPQVSTICIGMAASMGAFLLQAGAKGKRFALPNAEIMIHQPLGGTQGQASDIKIHAERIIKMREHLNKIMAENTGQPLEVIERDTERDNFMSAQTAADYGLIDRVMERA
- a CDS encoding gluconeogenesis factor YvcK family protein, whose translation is MKWERKVVAIGGGTGLSTLLRGLKHYPLDITAIVTVADDGGSSGRLRTEFNMLPPGDIRNVIVSLSKSETLMDRIMQYRFETGEGLHGHSLGNLMLTAATQLCNGSFVEAIGVMGQLLNAEGKVYPATERTITLCAEFEDGTIVKGESLIPKVGKVIERIFLEEEDVRPVPEAIQAILDADVIVLGPGSLYTSVIPNVLIEEIRDAIKQSLAPVVYICNVMTQPGETTAFTANDHLNVLERFLGEGVIDTIIVNNESIDVSYLRKYQKDHADMVTYDESSFEEAGIEVLADDIVDYNHHFIRHDSDAVASLVMRKVLSIRRVRQFEGKEELT